A stretch of the Triplophysa dalaica isolate WHDGS20190420 chromosome 19, ASM1584641v1, whole genome shotgun sequence genome encodes the following:
- the rab34b gene encoding ras-related protein Rab-34, with the protein MMSSLPPVKEDRIICELPLYFTRDAAVHTKDSFNITVREASQEQKTGSNVAKVIVVGDVAVGKTCLINRFCKDTFDRTYKATIGVDFEMERFEVLGVPFNLQLWDTAGQERFRCIASTYYRGAQAIIVVFDLSNYGSLDNAREWLEDAMKDNDPSSVLLFLVGTKKDLCHPDQLAQMEQEAIRLSEEIRAEYWAVSALSGESVRDFFLRVASLTFEANVLSDLERNNSRQARDIIKISNNCDEDLKTLKKRHSNCCR; encoded by the exons ATGATGAGCTCATTACCTCCTGTGAAGGAAGATCGTATCATCTGTGAACTCCCTCTG TACTTCACAAGAGATGCTGCAGTGCACACTAAAGATTCCTTCAACATTACTGTTAGAGAGGCAAGTCAGGAACAAAAAACAGG ATCAAATGTTGCCAAAGTCATAGTTGTGGGTGATGTGGCGGTTGGAAAAACCTGtttaattaacag ATTCTGTAAAGACACATTTGACAGGACCTACAAGGCAACTATTGGAGTGGATTTTGAGATGGAGAGGTTTGAGGTTCTTGGAGTTCCCTTTAATTTGCAATT GTGGGACACGGCAGGGCAGGAAAGATTTAGATGCATTGCATCCACATACTACAGAGGAGCTCAAG CAATCATCGTTGTGTTTGATCTAAGTAATTACGGCTCTTTGGATAATGCAAG AGAGTGGCTTGAAGATGCCATGAAGGATAATGATCCTTCTAGTGTTCTTCTCTTTCTTGTTGGAACGAAGAAGGATCTTTGT CACCCAGATCAATTGGCCCAAATGGAGCAAGAGGCCATCAGGCTCTCAGAAGAGATCAGAGCGGAGTATTGGGCTGTGTCTGCCCTCTCAG GGGAAAGTGTCAGAGACTTCTTTCTACGGGTTGCATCACTTACATTTGAGGCCAATGTTTTATCTGATTTGGAAAGGAACAATTCTAGACAAGCTCGGGATATTATCA aaatctcAAATAATTGTGATGAAGacttaaaaactttaaagaagAGGCATTCTAACTGCTGCCGTTAA
- the rpl23a gene encoding 60S ribosomal protein L23a, whose protein sequence is MAQSALQSSRDICLCEPLRYTEGNPTRSFFSKMAPKAKKEAVPAKTEAKSKALKAKKAVLKGVHSLKKKKVRTSPTFRRPKTLRLRRQPKYPRKSAPRRNKLDHYAIIKFPLTTESAMKKIEDNNTLVFIVDVKANKHQIKHAVKKLYDIDVAKVNTLIRPDGEKKAYVRLAPDYDALDVANKIGII, encoded by the exons ATGGCCCAGAGTGCCTTGCAGAGTTCTCGCGATATCTGCTTGTGTGAACCCCTGCGATATACTGAAGGAAACCCCACTCGTTCTTTCTTTTCCAAAATGGCACCGAAGGCGAAGAAGGAAG CTGTACCGGCTAAGACTGAAGCCAAGTCTAAAGCCCTGAAGGCTAAGAAAGCTGTGCTCAAAGGTGTCCACAGCCTTAAAAAGAAGAAGGTCAGGACCTCCCCAACCTTCCGCCGGCCCAAGACTCTGCGTCTGAGGAGGCAGCCCAAATATCCTAGGAAGAGTGCTCCACGCAGAAACAA GCTGGACCATTATGCCATCATCAAGTTCCCCCTGACCACAGAGTCGGCCATGAAGAAGATCGAGGACAACAACACTCTGGTTTTCATTGTTGATGTCAAAGCCAACAAGCATCAGATTAAACACGCTGTCAAGAAACTCTATGACATTGATGTGGCTAAGGTCAACACACTGATCAG GCCTGATGGTGAAAAGAAGGCATACGTTCGTCTTGCACCCGATTATGATGCTTTGGATGTTGCAAACAAG atcGGCATCATCTAA
- the tlcd1 gene encoding TLC domain-containing protein 1 — MDSWLNHVQKHAALSVLCCSVAFRILHRLLQTVPRPSIVTADPWRSWKWKNLSVSLVHSLLTGTWAVACIIQHPVMVHELRSTYTPPSYLLVILSSGYFIQDAGDIIFSGYAKASWEFLLHHVLVIWCFLYAVFTHLYVAGAVVALFVEVNSVFLHARLLLKLAKVAPNSLLYSINKLVNVLTYVVFRLGAQCYLTWYIVYHYSSLDHAFYFLVTMSLMDIMILIYFYRLLCTDFFSKRRPDRSSYKFADD, encoded by the exons ATGGACTCATGGCTGAATCACGTCCAGAAGCATGCAGCCCTCTCTGTATTGTGCTGCTCAGTGGCCTTCAGGATCCTTCACAGGTTACTGCAGACTGTGCCGAGACCCAGCATTGTGACTGCAGACCCTTGGAGGTCATGGAAGTGGAAGAACCTTTCAGTGTCACTCGTCCACTCTTTGCTAACTGGCACTTGGGCTGTTGCCTG TATAATACAGCATCCAGTGATGGTGCATGAACTCCGTTCAACCTACACTCCTCCCTCCTACCTGCTAGTCATCCTTTCCTCTG GATACTTCATTCAGGATGCTGGTGATATTATCTTCAGTGGGTATGCAAAAGCATCTTGGGAATTTCTGCTGCACCATGTTTTG GTGATTTGGTGTTTCCTGTATGCAGTGTTCACACATCTTTATGTGGCAGGTGCAGTTGTGGCCTTGTTTGTGGAAGTGAACAGTGTATTTTTACACGCACGTTTATTGCTGAAACTGGCCAAAGTGGCTCCGAATTCCCTCCTTTACTCCATCAACAAACTGGTTAATGTCCTGACCTATGTGGTCTTCCGGCTTGGAGCGCAGTGTTATCTCACCTGGTACATCGTATATCACTATTCATCCCTGGATCACGCCTTCTACTTCCTAGTAACTATGTCCCTCATGGACATCATGATTCTCATCTATTTTTACCGCCTCCTCTGCACCGATTTCTTCTCGAAGCGCCGTCCAGACAGAAGTTCCTATAAATTTGCTGATGACTAA